A section of the candidate division KSB1 bacterium genome encodes:
- a CDS encoding tetratricopeptide repeat protein — MGKMLKYSILVLIYLFIFNPTPGFSQTIQTSQSKQIEKEFSFAKALFDDGLYPVAKEQFERYLRKYPSSIHRSEVTYMLGESLFQIGDYKNSITVFNQFMFRAPIKVFKERALFRLGEAQFRSDKFNEALETFDNFTNQFPSSEFMDQAYYWQGESYLKLNNKQDALKSFSNLIQYHPNSLYMDFAFYSIGWLYEQNDEIEKAFQVYQKLLDDFPESELAEEISFHMGFSAFKTNLFIQSGNYLNQALGKYPKNNRASEAQFFIAESQYHLSHLDESVTSYQKVARDFKDGAWVERSYYGLGWTYFKQENWLRAIAAFEFLVTNYSENELASKSYLQIARSFLKISDRSKAKETFTTLVTKFPMDSTATQAKYEMGILEFDEKNYPEAQRIFEALSSLDQNSKMRANSLFMLGEIAVAQNQTETAARIYQQIIEQHPLNPIAVEATFRLGWCRFHMNEFTEAEEILQRFVLNNSKNRFIDQGIFWLAESKLKLHKLQEAQREYQRLIQSFPKSDLVDDAYYSLGWISLKEQDFRESVAQFDLGITISKDKGLLAELNFRKGDALFNSKAYEKAITSYRSSLEYLPVTDQAQAQLQIGQSYFKQGKISRAITEFNQLILNYPDSDRAPQSQMMIGRSYFQLGDYDRAVLAFRKLSNLYPESEFVDDALYTIGDCYYNAGNYELAIQSYEALLQKHPKSPLLPDAISGIQWSMIQKGDSKEAVKVVDHYMNLLKETGSAPEFLKRKAELFVNLNQFTESIDTYRKIMRDYPDSEQASNSWYWIAEIYRKSSNKQEVEGALLRQVSEYPLSSSSAIALNELAKITFEGQNFRQSINYCNQLLSKFPDSNFAPNADYRIGQNLLNLDQVLQAENHYRSMLSKSPAEQYSDFAKLGLARVAMARNSYIDGITYVDEVLNNRNDELAAEAQFLKGELAYNRENFQEAGLNYLKVKYLFQQYPYWVVQSVYGAGLSYEKANQKTEAIKLFRSLLQNFPDTQFAILARDHIELITGNK, encoded by the coding sequence ATGGGTAAGATGTTAAAATATTCGATTCTAGTTTTAATTTATTTATTCATTTTCAATCCTACACCAGGGTTTTCCCAAACTATTCAAACTTCACAATCGAAGCAAATTGAAAAAGAATTTTCATTTGCAAAAGCTTTATTTGACGACGGCCTTTATCCTGTAGCAAAGGAACAATTTGAACGTTATCTTCGCAAATATCCTTCATCCATCCATCGATCTGAAGTCACCTATATGTTGGGTGAATCACTCTTCCAAATTGGTGATTATAAAAATTCGATTACAGTTTTTAATCAATTTATGTTCAGGGCGCCAATTAAAGTATTTAAAGAAAGGGCTTTATTTCGATTGGGGGAAGCTCAATTTCGCAGCGATAAATTCAATGAGGCTTTGGAAACATTCGACAATTTCACCAATCAATTTCCGAGTTCGGAATTTATGGATCAAGCCTATTACTGGCAGGGAGAAAGCTACCTGAAACTTAATAATAAGCAAGATGCGTTAAAATCCTTTTCGAACCTAATACAGTACCACCCTAACAGCTTATATATGGATTTCGCTTTTTACTCAATAGGTTGGCTCTACGAACAGAACGATGAAATAGAAAAAGCTTTTCAAGTTTACCAAAAATTATTGGATGACTTTCCCGAAAGTGAACTGGCCGAAGAAATTTCATTTCATATGGGATTCTCTGCATTTAAAACCAATTTGTTTATCCAATCCGGAAACTATTTGAACCAAGCTTTGGGAAAATATCCTAAAAACAACCGGGCTTCTGAAGCTCAATTTTTTATTGCGGAATCACAATATCACTTATCTCATCTCGATGAATCTGTAACATCGTACCAAAAAGTGGCCCGCGATTTTAAAGATGGCGCCTGGGTAGAACGAAGCTACTATGGTTTGGGCTGGACTTATTTTAAACAAGAAAATTGGCTAAGAGCCATTGCCGCTTTTGAATTTTTGGTTACAAATTACTCCGAAAATGAACTCGCCAGTAAAAGTTATTTACAAATTGCCAGATCATTTTTAAAGATATCAGATAGGTCAAAAGCAAAAGAAACATTTACAACCCTGGTTACTAAGTTTCCAATGGATTCAACCGCAACACAAGCAAAATATGAAATGGGAATTCTTGAGTTTGATGAGAAAAACTACCCGGAAGCCCAAAGGATCTTTGAAGCTTTGAGTAGTTTGGATCAAAACTCCAAAATGCGAGCGAACTCCCTGTTCATGCTTGGTGAAATTGCAGTTGCGCAGAATCAAACTGAAACAGCAGCACGTATTTATCAGCAAATCATAGAGCAACATCCGCTTAACCCAATTGCGGTGGAGGCTACGTTTCGTCTTGGTTGGTGCCGATTTCATATGAACGAATTCACCGAAGCAGAAGAAATTTTGCAACGATTCGTACTCAATAATTCTAAGAATCGGTTTATCGATCAAGGCATATTTTGGCTGGCTGAATCCAAACTAAAATTGCATAAACTTCAGGAAGCGCAGAGGGAATATCAAAGGCTTATTCAATCTTTTCCAAAATCGGATTTAGTGGATGACGCCTATTACAGCCTGGGATGGATCTCATTGAAGGAACAAGATTTTAGAGAATCTGTTGCACAGTTCGATCTAGGCATAACAATATCCAAAGATAAAGGGCTGCTTGCGGAATTGAATTTTCGCAAAGGAGATGCTTTATTCAATTCGAAAGCCTACGAAAAAGCTATTACTTCTTACCGTTCTTCGTTAGAATATCTTCCTGTAACCGATCAAGCACAGGCTCAACTCCAAATTGGACAATCTTATTTCAAGCAAGGCAAAATCTCACGGGCTATCACCGAGTTCAACCAATTAATACTTAATTACCCGGATTCTGACCGTGCCCCACAATCCCAGATGATGATAGGTAGAAGTTATTTTCAGCTTGGTGATTACGACCGTGCCGTGCTGGCATTTCGGAAATTATCAAACCTGTACCCCGAAAGCGAATTTGTCGATGACGCTTTATATACTATCGGTGATTGCTACTATAATGCCGGCAATTATGAATTGGCCATTCAGTCTTATGAAGCTCTTCTGCAAAAACATCCCAAAAGTCCTTTACTTCCGGATGCAATCAGTGGTATCCAATGGTCTATGATCCAAAAAGGCGATTCGAAAGAAGCTGTCAAAGTAGTGGATCATTATATGAACCTCCTTAAAGAAACCGGGTCCGCGCCTGAATTCTTAAAGAGGAAGGCTGAATTGTTTGTTAATTTAAACCAGTTCACAGAGTCAATAGACACCTATAGAAAAATAATGCGGGATTATCCGGATTCAGAACAAGCGTCAAATTCCTGGTACTGGATAGCGGAGATTTATCGCAAATCTAGTAATAAGCAAGAAGTTGAGGGCGCTCTTCTACGCCAGGTTAGCGAATATCCTTTGTCCTCTTCCAGCGCAATTGCTTTGAACGAGTTGGCTAAAATAACTTTTGAGGGCCAGAATTTCAGGCAAAGTATTAACTACTGTAATCAACTTCTTTCAAAATTTCCGGATTCCAATTTTGCTCCAAATGCAGATTATAGAATTGGTCAAAATCTTCTGAATTTAGACCAAGTACTCCAGGCTGAGAACCACTATCGGTCCATGCTATCTAAAAGTCCGGCCGAGCAATATTCTGACTTTGCAAAATTGGGGCTGGCCAGAGTTGCCATGGCTCGAAACAGCTACATAGATGGCATTACTTACGTGGATGAAGTATTAAACAATCGCAATGATGAATTGGCCGCAGAAGCTCAATTCCTCAAAGGTGAGTTGGCTTACAACCGGGAGAATTTCCAGGAAGCCGGTTTAAATTACCTTAAGGTGAAATATTTATTCCAACAATATCCATATTGGGTTGTTCAAAGCGTGTATGGGGCTGGACTATCCTACGAGAAAGCGAATCAAAAAACAGAAGCCATCAAATTATTCAGATCACTCCTGCAAAACTTTCCTGATACACAATTTGCTATTCTTGCTCGAGATCATATTGAATTAATTACGGGAAATAAATAA
- a CDS encoding TonB-dependent receptor: MLNKTKVFPLLVVFGLFFIEYGFAFQEKKIPKPKPIKPPRSTEIDSTKQHQNRLEIPEVLIFGKDRSIRVPSTKRTELESNAILPLNLDINREQKSEPNSIDEDQIPDQVITNLNRSTQVELRYGTYNSPYLSANHWQQFKKTSFNIEGMFEKSDGQYQNSQFENWMITFSAAYEFDFRNKIYAGGSFHSFDYGLWASSVDHKREWNQSQFRVGYNGAINESTQYELRLSQVKSPIESDIDQLPDSLSRINNREKNRELSAKLIRIWKNMEISFQAKTYTNKIEANINRIIGIPNLGYINSISNLNLNVARQINQNGFIRAGLDYQFYDLDSLGISDNRFNPVFEFSWNASSKVKFSGFYKSFWRLTTRQQLLEINPASDLQLTDSPIEDIKSSAGVGLQWQMNPLSSLSLSYNYQDIENLQVWMVPDNNDLFTLFRIRTFPKAHLSFFKLEFSYGNLAPYRFRSTILISGSSIDDFGNTLPVVPAERKIPYLEDVKFPIEFEYRLYTNVIASVTGDYLSSRVFNLSQPLLGKSFLRLNAKINYKKDKFELYILSTNILDQKYEIWQNYPENGIQIFSGLKVIF; encoded by the coding sequence ATGCTGAATAAAACGAAAGTTTTTCCTCTTCTTGTGGTGTTTGGTTTATTTTTCATTGAATATGGTTTTGCTTTTCAAGAAAAGAAGATCCCCAAGCCTAAACCCATTAAGCCGCCAAGATCAACCGAAATTGATTCTACAAAACAACACCAGAATCGATTGGAAATACCCGAGGTTTTAATTTTCGGCAAAGATAGAAGCATTCGGGTGCCATCTACTAAAAGGACTGAACTGGAATCGAATGCAATCTTACCTCTAAATCTTGACATTAATCGTGAACAAAAAAGCGAACCAAACTCAATCGATGAAGACCAAATTCCAGACCAGGTTATTACTAATTTAAATCGTAGCACCCAGGTTGAACTTCGCTATGGAACCTACAACTCCCCATACCTTTCTGCAAATCATTGGCAGCAGTTCAAAAAAACCAGTTTCAACATTGAAGGAATGTTCGAAAAAAGCGACGGTCAATATCAGAACAGTCAATTCGAAAACTGGATGATCACTTTTTCAGCCGCCTACGAATTCGATTTTCGCAATAAGATCTATGCGGGAGGTAGTTTTCACTCTTTTGATTATGGTTTATGGGCTAGTTCCGTGGATCATAAAAGGGAATGGAATCAATCACAATTTAGAGTTGGCTACAATGGTGCCATTAATGAGTCCACACAATATGAATTACGGTTGTCACAAGTAAAATCTCCGATTGAAAGTGATATCGATCAGCTTCCAGATTCTCTTTCTCGAATCAATAACCGGGAAAAAAATCGCGAGCTCTCCGCAAAACTGATCCGGATTTGGAAGAATATGGAAATAAGTTTTCAGGCTAAAACTTATACCAACAAAATTGAAGCAAATATAAATCGAATCATCGGCATTCCAAATTTAGGCTATATAAATTCAATTTCCAACCTTAACCTAAATGTTGCCAGGCAAATCAACCAAAACGGTTTCATAAGAGCAGGTCTGGATTACCAGTTTTATGATTTAGATAGCTTGGGTATTTCAGACAATCGTTTTAATCCTGTTTTTGAATTTAGCTGGAATGCCAGTTCAAAAGTAAAATTTTCAGGATTCTATAAGTCGTTTTGGCGCTTAACCACTCGCCAACAATTGCTGGAGATTAATCCGGCTTCGGATCTGCAACTTACTGATTCTCCTATCGAAGACATCAAATCATCAGCCGGGGTTGGTTTGCAATGGCAAATGAATCCGCTATCTTCACTTTCTTTATCCTACAACTACCAGGACATTGAAAATCTGCAAGTCTGGATGGTACCTGACAATAACGACCTGTTTACACTTTTTCGAATTCGGACTTTTCCAAAAGCTCATCTGTCATTTTTTAAGCTTGAGTTTAGTTATGGGAATCTTGCCCCGTACAGATTTCGATCCACTATCTTGATTTCAGGCTCAAGTATTGATGATTTTGGTAATACATTACCGGTGGTTCCTGCCGAGAGAAAAATTCCATACCTGGAAGACGTTAAATTCCCGATCGAATTTGAATATCGTTTATATACCAATGTCATTGCTTCAGTTACCGGGGACTATTTAAGTTCGCGAGTTTTTAACCTTTCACAACCGCTACTCGGTAAAAGTTTTTTGCGATTGAATGCCAAGATTAACTACAAAAAGGATAAATTCGAACTCTATATATTGAGTACAAATATCCTTGATCAAAAATACGAAATCTGGCAAAATTACCCGGAGAATGGTATTCAAATATTTTCAGGATTGAAAGTCATTTTTTGA